TATAACGGGGGATGGCGACGGGCTTTCGATCGGAGGAAACCACCTTCTTCACTGCATGCGGCGAAACCTGGATATCAATATCGTACTAGTAAACAACCGCATCTACGGTCTCACTAAAGGCCAGTACTCGCCGACCTCAGAGCAGGGGAAGAAGACAAAATCCTCACCCTATGGATCTATCGAACATCCAATCAACCCTCTCTGTATCGCGATTGCTTCCGAAGCGACGTTCATCGCAAGGACACTCGACACCGACCCTAAGCACATGAGCTATGTTTTCGAACAAGCAATGGCGCATAAGGGGATTTCCTTTATCGAGGTATACCAAAACTGTATCATTTTTAACGATAAGTCCTATTTTCCTGTCACCGGCCGTGAGAATCGCGATGACAGAATGATTTACCTCGAAGATGGAAAACCGCTTGTTTTCGGGTCAAAGAAGAATAGGGCGATACGCCTGAATGGGCTGCATACGGAGATGGTCAACCTTGCTGATACGAAAGAAGAAGAACTTCTCATTCATAACGAATCAGCTCCGGAGCCGTATTATGCTTACCTTTTGACACAAATGGAGCACCCCGAGATGCCGGTTCCATTCGGCGTTTTCCGGCACATTGAAAAGCCTATGTACGACAATTTAATGGAAGCCCAAATCAATGAAGTCGAAACTAAAGAGGGTAAGGGAACACTGAATGACCTTATCTATGGCGGCGACACCTGGACGGTTAAATAAGGATGGATCTTTATGAAATTTAAACAACAAGAGACAAAATGCCCCGTCTGCAGCGAGATCAATCTTCTCGGAGCCGACCGCTGCTCTCATTGCTTTCATTCGCTAATGGCGGTTTCCCTTCCTGGGCCGAGAAAAGGGGAGAACATTCAGAGTACCCTCATGACAGCGCCGATCTCGGACCTTCTGACGGGAAAAGACCTGCTGGTTGCTGATCCCGACGACACCATTCAGGAAGTGATCCATATTTTCCAGAAAGAGAAGAAAGACTGCATCCTGGTTTTCAAAAATAAAGAACTTGTGGGCATCCTAAACCAACGGGATATCATTCAACGCGTTTTGGGAATACATAAAGACCTTTCCAAAGTGACTGTCGGCGCCGTTATGACCCCGAATCCGGAATTTGTGCGGGGCGACGATCCCATCGCCTATGTGGTCAACAAAATGGCTATGGGCAACTTCCGGCATGTGCCGGTTCTCTCAGCCGACGGAAGACCGCTAAGTATCGCCACCATCAGGGACGTATTGAAACGTTTAGACCGCCGGGATGAATAGCCCATAGGCCTTTTAACACGAATAGAATAAAAACCGCTCTTCCCTTAATTCTACGCCAGTAACTTATCCAAGAAGTTAAGGGCGTCTATTTTGGAGACGTTTTCGTTTTTGGTTGAACAGCGGGGGGAGAGGACGCAGCCGGGGCAGCCGGTTTGACAAGAACACTCGGAAATGGCGGAACGGACGGCTTCCAACCACTCTTTGACATGCTTGTATGCGCCTTCAGCGAGACCCACACCGCCTGGGGTGGTGTCGTAGATGAAGATTGTCGGGGATAAAGTAACGGGATGGATCGCATACCATGCGCTGCCAATATCACGGCGATCGCAGGAAACCAGAGCGGGAACAAGAGCGCTGGCAACATGTTCGATTGCGTGAGCGCCGCCGCTGAATCCCATGAAGGCTTCCTTGTTAAGTGGATTAGGTTCACCAGGCAATCGCAGCCAGACCGCAACCGTATCAAAACTCCTCGGAGGCAAATCTAATTCATAATATCCCATAGTCGTTTCGGTCATGAGGGAACGCTTTCGGTAACCGATAACATGTTCGGTAACCGTCACTCCGCCCCATGAAACCAACCCCTCACCCAACGGCGTCTCCTCAAGGACAGAGTTGACCACGATGCCGATTTCGTTAATAGCATCGGTGTAATAGGTTGCGGCTGAGGGAATGACCAGGGCTTGTTTTGTTGTTAGGTCAAGTTTTGTGACCTCATAAGGCTCGCCGCGATGCAAATAAATTGCGCCTTCATGCACCACTTCAAACACCCTTGCGCCTTCAATCGTCCCCAAGAGTCGATTGGCTTTTAAATCAACAATCGAAAAGATTTCGCCGGAAGCGGAACGGATATCAACTCTCTTGGCGGGGCTTTCAGCGAATGCGTGATACCATCTGCCTTGACGATATTCCAACAACCCTGCTTCCTCAAGCGTTTGGACGACCTTATCGGCATTTTGTCCGAAAATTTCTAGCTCACTGAATGCAATAGGTCGCTCATGAGCGGCGCACCTGATGTGTGAGGCCAATACATAAGGATTCCCCGGATTGGCTCTGAC
This genomic window from bacterium contains:
- a CDS encoding 2-oxoacid:ferredoxin oxidoreductase subunit beta, whose translation is MSLDNDMTQLPYTKEDFVSGSDVRWCPGCGDYAILSVMQRLLAQFNTPRENYVFVSGIGCSSRFPYYMNTYGFHTIHGRAPTIATGLKCANPDLSVWIITGDGDGLSIGGNHLLHCMRRNLDINIVLVNNRIYGLTKGQYSPTSEQGKKTKSSPYGSIEHPINPLCIAIASEATFIARTLDTDPKHMSYVFEQAMAHKGISFIEVYQNCIIFNDKSYFPVTGRENRDDRMIYLEDGKPLVFGSKKNRAIRLNGLHTEMVNLADTKEEELLIHNESAPEPYYAYLLTQMEHPEMPVPFGVFRHIEKPMYDNLMEAQINEVETKEGKGTLNDLIYGGDTWTVK
- a CDS encoding CBS domain-containing protein gives rise to the protein MKFKQQETKCPVCSEINLLGADRCSHCFHSLMAVSLPGPRKGENIQSTLMTAPISDLLTGKDLLVADPDDTIQEVIHIFQKEKKDCILVFKNKELVGILNQRDIIQRVLGIHKDLSKVTVGAVMTPNPEFVRGDDPIAYVVNKMAMGNFRHVPVLSADGRPLSIATIRDVLKRLDRRDE
- a CDS encoding Zn-binding domain-containing protein translates to VDEIHTYRGVFGAHMGNILRRLQRIAEFYGASPKFICCSATIGNPRELAQELTGQKCEVIDNDGSPKGERTVVFWNPPEIGEGDRRSPNSEVTDLFSALVSAGIRNIIFTRARITAELVLRYARQELANVSAHLKRKIESYRGGYTPEERREIEQRLFNGDLLGVAATNALELGVDIGGLDAVVMNGYPGTISSLWQQAGRAGRAGEGSLAIMVAHNDPLEQYLIRHPEMLIDRPHEEVRANPGNPYVLASHIRCAAHERPIAFSELEIFGQNADKVVQTLEEAGLLEYRQGRWYHAFAESPAKRVDIRSASGEIFSIVDLKANRLLGTIEGARVFEVVHEGAIYLHRGEPYEVTKLDLTTKQALVIPSAATYYTDAINEIGIVVNSVLEETPLGEGLVSWGGVTVTEHVIGYRKRSLMTETTMGYYELDLPPRSFDTVAVWLRLPGEPNPLNKEAFMGFSGGAHAIEHVASALVPALVSCDRRDIGSAWYAIHPVTLSPTIFIYDTTPGGVGLAEGAYKHVKEWLEAVRSAISECSCQTGCPGCVLSPRCSTKNENVSKIDALNFLDKLLA